One part of the Clarias gariepinus isolate MV-2021 ecotype Netherlands chromosome 24, CGAR_prim_01v2, whole genome shotgun sequence genome encodes these proteins:
- the LOC128511913 gene encoding trichohyalin-like → MKISALQTELKGALKSLEHKDQQLEDYKRQIENNDTELRNREKIIEEKDAQLKDTNTTLEKTSKELEERDRALHERDQQLKLKDTQIQETQIQVEEKDNRLVEKEKELNEKNEELNILKERLETNEKTLSERDAVLMETNNKLQHATEQVKEKISQLENMNKLLSEKETQLKKRQLEEMMIVLEQQKTEIAEKNKQLEETERRLTERETQLMERDKQLQEKDRLLDESTEALQMNNKTLEEKDTLLREVKDELAKANTMLEENQTQVNKKEAQLEDMIKILENSTNNLMEKDKLLTEYTQMLQMKDKTLEEKDTLFREVKEELGKTNRTLLLLEENQIQLKDKERQLESVMNELESSKNKLTEQDKQLQEKDRLLEEKTKQLQEQTDPESSAPIRRRNSKELPLQMSGETQDSATPIRRKNSMDGHRPALGAESSSLHSPVSVPGAELRLVLLGRTGSGKSAAGNTILSREERNQAATSTVTSTSTQQSESTQGEVAGRKVTVVDTPDWFSPGLSLEKLRQDVELCVQKSAPGPHAFLLVIPVKQPTGEEREMLEKIEETFGERFWKNTMIIFSVTDELQKKNIEEFIQLSNQEVQRLVEKCGNRFHCLNIKERGDGSQVSELLEKIEKMVEGNREKFYSSEIYLETESQIRVMETKILKKSEEKRMREEMEVKEKMEREVQQSLTNIEGVIQEHEGDIRQLNERTTELERKMKEERDEEKRKELERELKQEVEQRTEMEEKLKKLKEKRERERREMEERHQHEIEEIREVYEGEVRMETERNLMKIILPELQRNILASKTKMQEEFSRQMEEKNRELETLKQKLSESERAAVTRKAHRERFKKFRDFFTK, encoded by the exons atgaagatcTCGGCTCTACagactg aactAAAGGGAGCATTAAAATCACTGGAACATAAAGACCAACAGCTGGAGGATTATAAAAGACAAATAGAGAATAACGATACAGAactgagaaacagagagaaaatcaTCGAGGAGAAAGACGCACAACTAAAAGATACAAATACAACACTAGAGAAGACGAGTAAAGAGctagaggagagagacagagctctACATGAGAGAGATCAACAACTGAAACTGaaagacacacagatacagGAGACACAAATACAAGTGGAGGAAAAGGACAACAGACTCgtggagaaggagaaagaattaaatgagaaaaatgaaGAGCTGAACATTCTAAAAGAACGTTTAGAGACTAATGAGAAGACTCTTTCTGAGAGAGACGCAGTGTTAAtggaaacaaataataaacttcAACATGCTACTGAACAAGTTAAAGAGAAAATCTCACAACTAGAGAATATGAACAAACTGCTgagtgagaaagaaacacagcTGAAGAAGAGACAACTAGAGGAGATGATGATCGTATTGGAGCAACAGAAAACTGAGatagcagaaaaaaacaaacagcttgaagagacagagagacgtctaactgagagagagacacagctaatggagagagacaaacagcttCAGGAGAAAGACAGACTTCTGGATGAAAGTACTGAAGCACTTCAgatgaataataaaacactgGAAGAGAAGGACACACTGCTCAGAGAGGTGAAAGACGAATTAGCAAAAGCAAATACAATGTTAGAAGAAAATCAGACACAGGTTAACAAAAAAGAAGCACAACTGGAGGACATGATCAAAATTCTGGAAAATAGTACAAATAATCTGATGGAGAAAGACAAACTACTGACAGAATATACACAAATGCTTCAGATGAAGGACAAGACACTGGAAGAGAAGGACACACTGTTCAGAGAGGTGAAAGAAGAACTGGGAAAAACAAATAGGACACTATTGTTATTAGAGGAGAATCAGATACAGTTGAAGGACAAAGAGAGACAACTGGAGAGTGTAATGAATGAACTGGAATccagtaaaaacaaactaactGAACAAGACAAACAGCTTCAGGAGAAAGACAGACTTCTAGAGGAGAAAACAAAGCAGCTGCAGGAACAGACAGATCCAGAATCATCAGCCCCCATcaggagaagaaacagcaaGGAGTTACCTCTACAAA TGAGTGGAGAGACTCAGGACTCAGCCACACCAATCAGGAGAAAAAACAGTATGGATGGACATCGTCCTGCAT tgGGTGCAGAATCGTCTAGTCTACATTCTCCAGTGTCGGTTCCTGGGGCAGAACTGAGGCTGGTGCTGCTGGGGAGGACGGGGTCTGGTAAGAGTGCAGCAGGAAACACCATCCTGAGCAGAGAGGAGAGGAACCAGGCTGCTACATCTACAGTTACATCTACATCCACCCAGCAGAGTGAGAGCACACAGGGGGAGGTGGCTGGGAGGAAGGTGACTGTGGTGGACACTCCTGACTGGTTCTCTCCTGGACTCTCTCTGGAGAAGCTGAGACAGGACGTTGAACTCTGCGTCCAGAAGTCTGCTCCAGGACCCCACGCCTTCCTCCTGGTCATACCTGTAAAACAGCCTACAGGAGAGGAGAGGGAGATGCTGGAGAAGATAGAGGAGACTTTTGGAGAGAGATTTTGGAAAAACACCATGATCATATTCAGTGTTACTGATgaacttcagaaaaagaacattgaGGAATTTATTCAATTAAGCAACCAGGAGGTCCAGAGACTTGTAGAGAAATGTGGGAACAGGTTTCACTGTCTTAATATTAAGGAGAGAGGAGATGGTTCTCAGGTCTCAGAGTTGCTAGAGAAGATAGAGAAGATGGTGGAAGGAAACAGAGAGAAATTCTACAGCAGTGAGATCTACCTGGAGACAGAATCTCAGATTAGAGTAATGGAGACTAAGAtcctaaaaaaaagtgaagaaaaaagaatgaGAGAGGAGATGGAGGTAAAGGAAAAAATGGAAAGGGAGGTGCAGCAATCATTGACAAATATAGAGGGAGTGATCCAGGAGCATGAAGGAGACATCAGACAACTGAATGAGAGAACAACTGAACTGGAGAGAAAgatgaaagaagagagagatgaagagaaaaggaaagaactTGAGAGGGAGCTAAAACAAGAGGTAGAGCAAAGGacagaaatggaagaaaagttgaagaaactaaaagaaaagagagagagggagaggagagagatggaggagagGCACCAACATGAGATAGAGGAGATCAGGGAGGTGTATGAAGGAGAGGTCAGgatggagacagagagaaacctcATGAAGATCATCCTGCCTGAACTCCAGAGAAACATTTTGGCCTCAAAAACAAAGATGCAGGAAGAGTTCAGCAGACAGATGGAGGAGAAGAACAGAGAGCTGGAGACTCTTAAACAGAAACTTTCAGAGTCTGAGAGAGCAGCTGTAACAAGAAAGGCACACAGGgaaaggtttaaaaaatttagaGATTTTTTCACTAAGTAA